CCCACCTCGGGGAGATGGTCCGGACCCTCGGCCCCGCCGCCATCACGGACACCGCCGCCGCCGGGCTGCCGGACGGGGCCTTCGCGCCCTTCGCCGGGACGCGGTCCTGGGTCGGCGCGCCGGTGATGGCCAAGGGGCGGGTGATCGCCTGCCTCTCCCTCCACAAGTTCGCCGGGGAGCCCTACGAGCCCGCCCAGGCGGAACAGCTGCTGGCCTTCGCGGGCCACGCCGCCCTGGCCCTCGAGAACGCCCGGCTCTTCGCGGAAGTCCGCCTCCTGGCCGTCACCGACCCCCTGACCCGGCTGTACAACCGGCGCCAGTTCTTCGTCCTGGCCCAGCACGAGTTCCAGCGCTGCCGGCGCTCGCGCAAGCCCATCTCCCTGCTCATGTCGGACATCGACCACTTCAAACGGGTCAACGACACGTGGGGGCACGTGGCGGGGGACGTGGTCCTCAAGGCCGTGGCGAGCCGCTTCCGGAACTCGCTGCGGGCCAACGACGTCATCGGGCGCTACGGCGGCGAGGAGTTCGCCATCCTGCTGCCCGAGACCGACACCGCCGCGGCCGCCCAGGTGGCCGACAGCATCCGGCTCGTGGTCGCCGCGGCGGCGGTCGAGACCGAGGCGGACTCGATCCCCGTGACGGTGAGTCTCGGGGTGGCGGGGCGGGCGGGCGAGGCGGAGGAGTCCCTGGAGAGCGTGCTCCGCCGGGCGGACCAGGCCCTGTACCACGCCAAGGCCGGCGGACGCAACCGGGTCTGTCGGGCGGACGAAGAATCCTTGCAGAGCTGAGTGAACGAACATGAAACCCGAGATCATCGTCACCGTCGGTCCCGCTTCCGAGTCCACCCCGGTCCTGAGGGCGATGCTGGACGCCGGGGCCGACACCTTCCGCGTCAACCTCGCCCACGCCGACCCGTCCTGGCTGAGCGATTTCTTCTCCCGTTTCAAGGGACTCCGGAGGAGCGCAACCCCCGTCCCGGTGATCGCCGACCTGCCGGGGCGCAAGCTCCGCACGGGCGACCTCCTGATGGAGTTGGACCTGCTGCCGGGGGAGCGCGTCCGTCTCGGGACCCAGCCGGGGGCGACGATGTGGGACAAGGTGATCCCCTGGGAACCGCCGGACCCGTGCCCCCCCCTGGGGCCGGGGCGGGTCCTCTCGCTGCGGGACGGGCGGATCATCCTGGAGGTGGAGGAGGTCCCGGAGCCGCCGCGGAAGGGCTACGTCTGCCGGGTGATCAAGGGGGGGCGGGCGGTCAACCGGATGGGCATCTCCTTCGAGGGCGCCTCCGCCGCCCTGTTCGGCCTGCTCCCCGACCGCTTGCGGATTGCGGTGGGGGAGGGGGTCACCCGCCTTCTGCTGTCGTTCTGCGAGGGGCCCGAGGACATCTCCGGGACCGTCTCCGCCTGCCAGCGCCTGGGGGCGAGCACGGTGGAGCCGATCCCCAAGATCGAGACCGCGGAGGCCCTGCGGAACCTCGACCTCTTCCTCCCTTCCGTGCGGACCGTGTGCGTCGCGCGGGGAGACCTGGGGACGCACCTGCCGCCGCACGAACTCGGGAAGGCGGAGACGGCCGTCCTGGAGAAGGCGCGAAAGGCCGGGCGGCGGGTCCTGGTGGCGGGGGAGGTGCTCATGGGGTGCCTCCACCTGGGGAGGCCGTCCCGGGCGGAGGCGGTGGCGGTGCGGTACGCGCTGGAGAACGGGGCGGCGGGGTTCATCCTGTCGGACGAGACGGCGGTGGGGCCGGACCCGGCCCAGGCCGTGAAGGCCCTGTGCGCGCTGGTGAAAGCTTGAGGCACCCGCAACAAGTCGCGAAAAGGAGACATCCCGCGAATAACGACCATGGGCGCGAATTCCCGACACTCATGATTGATGAGCCCGTAAAAAGTCGCGAAAGGGAGATTTCCCGCGAATAACACGAATATACGCGAATTTATAACACGAATAATATCTAGCAGTTTTTGAATTCTGATTCGCGTTTATTCGCGTGATTCGCGGGCAAAATGCGACTTTTTGCGTGGATGCGTCGGAGAGGGGTTGAATCCAAATCAGGAGGGAACGCATGAGCGCGATCGAGGTGAGCCGGGCACACCGGCTGGGGTTCGAGGAGGCCGGCCGCCGGGTGCGTGCCATGCTGGCGGACCTGCAGGCGCGATCCAGCACCTTCGAGGAAGTGACCGTGACCTGGAGCGCGGACGGCCGGGACTGCACCTTTGCGGGGCAGGGGGTCTCGGGGACCATCCGCGTCGAAGCGGAGTCGGTGACCGTGACGCTGACGCTGGAGGGGATGATGTCCATGTTCCGCTCCGTCGCCCGGGACAAGATCGACGAGAAACTGGCGCTGCACCTGATGTGAGGGGGTCCGGCCCCTCTCCGGATCGCCCGGCCGGGCTTCCTTGAAGCACCCGCAACACGTCGCGAAAGGGAGATTTCCCGCGAATCACGCGAATCGTCGCGAATCGG
The Acidobacteriota bacterium genome window above contains:
- a CDS encoding polyhydroxyalkanoic acid system family protein, producing the protein MSAIEVSRAHRLGFEEAGRRVRAMLADLQARSSTFEEVTVTWSADGRDCTFAGQGVSGTIRVEAESVTVTLTLEGMMSMFRSVARDKIDEKLALHLM